CTCGTTCACCGATGACAAGCGCGCACTATCAAGCCTCTTCGCACGCTAAAGATTAATGGAGAATCACGACTTAGAGCGACACAGAATGTGCCGCAACCTTAAACAAAAGCTTTATTGAACCAAGTCCGACTGAACAGCACCGACAGCGTTAAGGTACGTCAGTACTGCCTGATCGACTGCCAGCTGCTCTTTATTATCACCATACTGATCCCACTCGATGATTTTACAATCCTTATCGACCGTCACCAAAGCATGCTCATGCTGCTGAAAACGCTGCCCAGTCACTAAACTAACAGTTTCAACGTAACGAAGACTAACCGCCTTTAAGCCAGCTCGCCTAACATGGTTGACGTCAAGATCAAAATCGGCGACAGCGAAGGCGCCCCGCCAATATTCAGGGCCACTCATATTCACAGTTACAAGCTCACCATTATGACGCTTGATAAAGTCCGGTGCGTAACCTGCATAAGCACAATCTGCACTCTCTGTTTCTATACAGGTTAAAGTCTCGAGAACCGCTTTTGTTGGAAACAAGCAAAAATTAGGCTCTGCCGCCAGGGTCTCAACGTGTAATAAGCTTACTGTCGAGATCATAAAAAGGCCTTTCAGCATTTTATTCATTAGTCGTCATCCCTATTAACTAGTATTTATTATTATAATCTAGGCATGAGGTCGACGTAATATGCATTACCCGGTTTTATTGTTACCACTCAACCTTTGCGAAATCATTGTGACTGAACCTGAAAGAAAAGACAATACAGCGCCTAAAACGATATGAAACGACTGAGATGCTAGTGCTTGCACTTCACTTGCGCTCTCTGCATTTTTTTTCATAACCTCCTGAATAATGGCCGATAACTGCTGATCACTCACCACTCCTCCTACGGGAGCCTGCTGGTTATATTCATTAATTATTTTTACATAGGGCTCAACAACCAGCTCAGGCCTATTGAAGTCCTGTTCCCAAAAAGACACATAACCAATAGACAACAATATTATTAAATAAATTATAAGCACAACCACCCACATGGTGACACTTGGCATCTTCGACGCCAATTCTCTACACACTTGCGTCCCAGCACCCTTGTATTGATTATTATTCATGATCCACTCCTACTACATACGAAGTAATTTAACGATATATAACGTACTCACGACCAACACTGCCACTCCAACACTGCCAAAGCATCCAGCTAACGCGACAGTCGTTTTCTAATTAGCATTTTGATTGGAAAGCGAAACGAAATACTCGGCGGTTCTACCTATTTAAGGAGCAATTGATTGACGAGAACAATTGGAGCGTTGACTGCAAGGAGCGACTCAAGGTTAAGTAAGTGAAATAATTATCTTTTAGCAGACAGGAGCTACACTAAGAATATAAACTTAAAGATTATTTGCCATTTTGAAAACGGAAAATAGCGTTAGAGTAATCTATCAGTTAGTTATTAGATCGATAAAAACAGCGGTTTAACATCATCATCAATAATAAAATGATTACACTTTCAACAAAAAGGTTTACGAGACTTTAATATCTCGCAAACCGCAAAGGCGCTGAAGTAAATTTACAGGGTTCACATCAACATATCTACACCCATGAGGATGACAACAAGGAATTATCTAAAAATATTATTTTATAAATTTATTGGTAGATAAAAATAAAAAAATAGACTCCCAATTATTAATTAGCCTATTTAATTGCTTATTTATTATTAACCCGAAACGTCGCCCTAAAATCCACCGGCGCTAGCATAGACGTTTCATCAAGCCCGCCTATGTTACCAGCATCAACAACAAACAACTTTGGCGCCACATGTATGTCATAAGACCGCCCCTCAAGAATGCGAACGGCTTGGTCAATCGCAACACGCCCCTGAATAACCGTAGAATCTGTCGTTGCTGCTAACACCTCGCCCCGCTTAATCGCCTGATGCACCGCGGGGGTATAATAGTAAGAGACAGTCTTAACCTGGTCACTCAACTTTTTCTCTTTCAATAGCTGTATAGATGCCTCGGCAGCCACTGCCGTCCCTACGATATAATCAAGGTCTGGGTGATTCGCCAATACTGACTCAATCTGCTTCATCTGTGTTTTTTTATCGATATCGCCATAACGCGTTTCGACCACATCGATCGATCTATTCCCATCAAGACCAGAAATAAAGCCCTTGTCAGCCGACTCAACCCACCCTGCGCCTGGCGGACCTGGGAACCATGCCACCTTCACTGACTTGGACCCCTGTGGGTGACGATCGGCGAGATAGCGCCCTGTATTAAGCCCCAAGTCACTAATTGAAATCAGGGTTTTAGCGGTAACTTTGGTAGAAGAGACACCGTTCGCGACATCGATCACAGGGATATTATGTTGCTTCGCTTTAGCGATCACATCATTTAACCCTTCAAAAGAGATTGCTCCAAGCACGATCGCATCGGCATCACTATCAATACAATCTTCGACCTGGGCGATCTGACGGGTCAAATTGCTATAACCTCCCGCCTCAAGCAGGTGCATTTTAGTCCCTAGGCGACGCGATTCAGCCACAATGCCATAGTTAATCGCCAACCAGTATGCGTCATCAACATGGGGGAGCGACACACAAATATCCCAGGGCTTAGTCGCTGATTTTAATGGTGAATAAGGTTTAAGGCTACGTTTACTATCGATGTCAAAGGGCGAGTGCCACACTTCAGTATCGTAGGGGTACCAGTTTTCAGCAGCAACAACTTCTGCAACACTCACACTGCCGATCAACGCAACAATAGCACTCCTCAGTGACATTGTTATTATTTGCGGGCACTTCATTCGTGTCTTCCTTAACAGGTATGAATAAGAGCTAGTATTATATCGACAAAGAGATACAAACTCACCTACCCCCATGGGAAGATCTGGGTATATAAATAATTAAATATTTGTAACAAATGACAAGTATAACCAAAGTGTTAGGCAAGCACACCCACTGGAAGTACGGCTTACGGTTAGCTTTGAGCTAACCACTAACCAGCAACCACCAACAAGGATGAAAGTACTCACTCCCACTCAAGCTATCACCTAGCTATCACCTAGCTATTGACGTGGGAGAGAATCATATCAAACGTACCTCAGCATCAATTATTGATAATCTCTTGCGCGACAATACCATCCCTTTTCTGCGTAACAAGCTCGAAGACCGTCTCACTGGTTAACACACCGGTTGAAAACACATTCTTATTTTCCTTAATCGTTTCCAACACTTCAATGTCTGCAATCGTGATCGGGTCAACTGTTAACGGGTTATCTGATAGCACGACAAGATCAGCCAATTTCCCCACCTCGAGTGAGCCTTTTTTATCTTCTTCAAAGTACTGGTAGGCCGCATTAATCGTGATGGCCTGCAAGGCCTCATAAGGCGTGATTCGCTGATCATCTCCCAATATGCGACCACTGCGCGTCTGGCGATTGACCGTACTCCAAATCATGCGTAACGCTGAGGGCAACACGACAGGCGAATCAGCATGCACGGTCAACTTAAGCCCTGCATCCAATACATCGCGGGAAGGTGAAATATAATTTGCACGATCGGGCCCGAGTACTGACTCATAGTGCCAATCACCCCAGTAAAATGTGTGTAGCGTAAATAACGACGGAATAATACCCAGCTCTTTTAATGCCGGAATCTGATCTTCGCGTAACGTCTGGCCGTGAATTAGCACTGGGCGAAGGTCTTTCTTACCGTACTTTTTTTCCGCCAAACGAAATGAGTCGATCATCCAGTCGATCGCCGCATCACCGTTCGCATGTACTAATAACTGCAGGTCATTCTTGTAGGCGGCGTCTGTGGCAGCATCCAATTCTGCGCGAGTAATCGCTGGGTAGCCTCGGTAGCTTGCATCCTTGCCTTCTGGCGGCACAAAGTAAGGCTCGGTTAACCAGGCTGTCTTGCCCTGTGGTGACCCATCAATACTGCTCTTATGGCCGGCAATTCTAAAGCCACGGAAGTAATTCGTATCATGCGCCTTGGGTGTCAACAACGGTGCTGCCTGTGTGGCATCAACATAGGAAGTGATATCAATCGGCAAATCTGTCACTAGCGTCGATAACGACATTAGAAGCGCAAGCTGTACCGGTGTTTTGCCGTCCTGTGCTGTCGTGAAGCCATTCTCAGCAAAAGTCTCTGCCCCCTTGGTCACCATGCCACTCAAGTAAGCGATGTCCGTAGTCGATCCCATCAAAGTCGTTAGGATTGATTCTGCAGCCTCCTCCTCAAGCACACCGTTAGGAGTCACACCGTCAGCCTCACGCCGAATAACTCCTCCCTCCGGGTCAGCTACCCCCTTCGTATAACCCACCATTTCAAGTGCACGATGGTTTAGAGACGCTAAATGACCTGATTGATGGATAATCGCCACTGGCAGCTCTGTGCTAACCTCATCCAGCTCATCGGCGACAGGGTGACGCCTTTCAGCCAGCTGAGAGTCATCATAGCCAAAACCAACAATCCATCCCGTTTTCTCCAGAAACTCAGGTTCTGTCGCCACCCACTCGGTTAAAGTGTCTTGCAAAGCCTGAATACTATTCACACTGCCGTCCGGCGCAGGCAATACCGGCGCCGTCTCTGACTGCATGCCCAACATGCTGACATGGCCATGGGCATCGATAAAACCAGGCAGTAACGTCTTACCTTGCAGGTTGACTAGCCGAGTATAAAGCCTCCCGTGCTTGAGCATCTCTTCACCAGAACCCAGATCTAGGATCTTCCCTGCCCGTACGGCGACAGCCTGAACCGTGGGTTGATCCTCGTTCATCGTCACAATATCACCACCGTAGTAGATGGTGTCTGCTGCCTTCCCCCAACCCACTAAGGGCGAACCAAGAGCCATTACAGTGCTACTTAACGACGTAGCAAGAAATACCGCACTAACGGCCTTAAATAATCCCATTACAAAATACTCCCTATTTATTATGTCAATAAATAGTAACCAGAAAAAAAAAATACGTATACCTCACTACGCAAAAAACACATAACGCTCCGTTAGCTACGGCCACCTTCTTTACCCCTTAACGTCATTTATCGACCACGAAAAGCTTAAACAAGAAATTAAATTTATCGTAATTACAGAAACCTACAAATTCCAGCAACAGCGAAAGCCTTTTCTTAATAAGAAACAAATCCTCGCATTAAACTTTAGCAACACTCCACAACCACCAACTAACCCTTTAATTACAACCATTTACACGCACCAATTTGACACGCAAGCGCACAAAAATGATGCAGAAACTCTCTTTAAAACACTGAAAATAATAACTCGGGGAAAACGACGAAATAGCATTGCTATAAACAACCAAGTTTAGAAAGTCACCAGAGCGTAGATTTGTCCGCACACAAACATTCGGGAACTACAGCATGAGCTCTGTCGACTTTATTAAAAGACTATTAAACATATTGCCAGACACTTGGTCCGATATTATTGATCATGCCGATAGCTTAGACCAAAAACTCAATGCGAGTTGTGGCTTTATAGAGACAAAGAAAACAGCTTTAACGACCTATATAGATACATTGTTGGACGATATTGAAGGTGAGATCAATCGCTACGACAATCAGTTAAAAGCGACTGATTTCTACAAAAAAACAACCGGAATTCAGCTCAACAACCCTGCTCTTTACGATTTAAACATAGATTTTGACAGCAGCGACACCGAGCAGACTCGCCAGTTCGTTTCAGCGAAAGTGACCGCAATAAAAAACATTGTTGATCCAATCGTGACAACTGAAGAAGAGATTTGGACAGACCTAACCAACATACTCACAGAGGTATTCACCCTACCTGATGATTTTGATGATTATGATGTCGAAGCTATTACCTTACTAAGAAAGAAAAAAACAAAAGCCTTAGTGCCTACTTGTATTGACCTTATAGAAAGACTCACCGGCGCCGTCATTGCCGATGAATACCCTGCCACTGAACCGCCGACAGAACCGCCGACAGAAACCCCGATCGAGGCATCAATCAACAACATCGGTGATACAATCACTGGCATTGTAACTAAACCTATTAGCGGTGATAGCTACAGCGATAAAATAACCACTATTCGTGCCCAGATAAACACCACCGAAATTCCTGCAAGTGATAGCTTAAAAAGTACAGTCACGGACCTCGACAAACTGATGGAATATGCCGAGAAAACGGCAAAGCTGATTGAGCTTGATGAAAACCACACCATTCTCTTTCCTGAGGAAAAGAACGCAACCAATGTCATCGATGCCGCGCAAAGGTGGTTAGATGTTATTAAGCAAGAGAAGTCCGGCCTGTTTTTTGACGATATGCTCGACATAATAACCAAGCCCCTCGCAACAGCTTTAGCAGAGACAGAAAACCAAACAAGCGTTATCACGTTTGTCGACGACACACTACCTAAATACAACGGTTTTACGACCATAGAGGAACGCGTTAGATTTACGACGTCAATTTTACCTGACATCGTAACGCTAGTATCGAACCTCCTCGCATCGGATTCTCTGGCGACCAAACTATCTCCTATCGCTAAAGATATGCAAATTGACAGCGACGACGATCTCAGCGATAACCTTGGCATCATGTTGGTGTTATTAGAGAAAATTGCACCCAGCCTGCAAAAGGCGCTACCAGAAAGCATCAGCGATGTACTGGGCGATAACGGCCTGCAAGAGCTTATTCAAAAAATCATTGCGACCAGAGCCTACCTGAAAGACTCAGTACCCGTCAGATTTAAGCTATTGAGTGAAACAGAGATCAACGCCTTGTTTGCGCCGACTCCCCTTCTCGAGGATGCAAGCAACACGAGTAGCACACCTGACAACACTGACAACACTGACAACACTGACAACACTGACAACACTGACAACACTGACAACACTGACAACACTGACAACACTGACAACACTGACAACACTGACAACACTGACAACACTGACAACACTGACAACACTGACAACACTGACAACACTGACAACACTGACAACACTGACAACACTGACAACACTGACAACACTGATAACACTGATAACACTGATAAAAAAAGTGGCATCACCTTGCCTTCAAAACAAGAGTTGATCAGCTTACTGATCTTCGTATTGGAAAACAGCGCACTCAAAGACAACCTAACTGAGGATCAAACAACCATACTCAAAAATATCCTGAATGGCGATCCATTAGGGTACTGGGTCAATAAATACCAATCGAAGCTTAAAGACTCATTCGATACGCTTTCATTTGCGAGCGAACAAGACGCGATCACTGCATTATTCAAGCAAATAAATGAGGACAATGACGGCTACGCAGCGGTCACAGTGGACGATCTGGCAAATAAAATTAAAGAGCAGCTTATCCTTGCCGCGAAAAAAGTCGGCAAACTTCCCGTCAGCTTACTCGAATTAGCCCAGGAGGTTATCAATATTATTATTACTGTCATCAGCTACATAAAGATACCTGATGCAATAGCCGAAGCATGGCCGATTAGCATGATACTGAATGATAAAAACCCCAATTTATTATGTCTCATCATCGCTATGCCGATAGCCGTCATTAAAGATATCTGCAGTCTTTCTATCGATGATATTGAAAGCCTTTTTACAGCGTAACAAACCCTAACCGCAACAACCAAAAATAGTTGGAGACACCATCATGGCAACATTCACCACAGAGACCCTATCGAAAGCGATTGGAGAAACACAATCTCAACAGGGTGAGTCCTGGCGCAGACAAAAACAGCTTAGCCGTGCAACATTTTCCTGGGGGATTCTCACTGACGTTCTCGGCGCTGCAAGCGCAGCTTTTAAAGAGACCTACGAATTAATGGAAATTGAAAAAGACAAGACAGCGGGGCATAAAGGAACGACAGCGGATGATTTTGATAAAATGATTAAGTGGAAGTATATCTGTATCGGTACTAACGTCGCTCATGATGTCGTAGGGAAATCTGCATCAAGGTATTTACAATACTACGAAACATACCCAGGAAACGGCGCCCCAAATGGCTTCTACGCTGACATATTGAAAGCGGTAGTGATGAGTGGAACGGTCGAGGTAGATGGAGCCGAAGTGGCTAAGCACAAAACAATCGCAGACTTTGAGAAAAACCAAGACGACCCATACGACACGCTCGCAGGTTTCAGGACAAACGGGTTTATCCCTCGCCCTGAAAAATCACTCAACAAGGGTGGCGCTTACTCCACATTCAAGAAGGCAGCCGGAGAGCTTTATAGTAGCTTCAACACCCTCGAATCTGACGATAACATGAAAAAATTATTTAAAAAATTAACTCTACTAAAAGAAATCCTGACTGATTTACGTGATAAGAATTACGAAAAAATACCAGCCGAAAAAGTTGTAGAACTAAAGTTAGCAGCTAGTTCGATCGAAGAAAGCCTAGTAAGAATGTCTGCCAAAAGAATAGGTACTTGGCCCAAGGAAGAAAAGATAGGACTTAAAAACGGCGAAGTCATAAAGGTCTGCAGAAGTCGCCTCGAAAACACCAGAAAGTTCTACAACGCCCTCACTTATTGCTTAGCAAAATACAGAGACGACGAGACACAGACCGAAGAGTCGGAAATGACACTTACACCTCAAAATGCTAGTAAGATACGAGATATAAATACTGCTTATAAAGTCTATTTAAATGCAGCAAAACTAGAAGAAAAAAATATTATTCCCGTCGATGCAATCCAAACCACAGATTTTCTCACCAAGACCTACTGGGACATATCAGCTGATCTTAAAATGCTGAAAAATTTTGAGGATGAAATGATCAGGGACTGCTTTGACAATACTCAGAGTACAAAAGTAATCGATAAATCATTAATCGGTAACCTCGAAGACGTTATAAAACTATTCTTTTCTTAATAAACCCGTAGCATTCCGCCCCGATGGAGACAGTATGACAAACCAAAACGACAAAGGCTTGGCGCTTGCCTTCTGGCTTCCAGAGGGTGCGGATAGTGCACTGGCCCCTGAACTCAGCATCATCCGCAAAGACGGTGACGTGATTATTTCAGGTAAGATCAGTGACGACTACCTATTCCCCAGCTTGATCAATAGTTTCGAAAAAGATCGAGGACAGACCGCAACAACACCAAAACTCGACATCTCCAGCGCGCTAGCGCCGATGCTCGAAAAAATCAATAGCAGCATCGAAGGTGTTGCTGACCTGGGCGATTTTAACTCGTTTTATTCCGGTTTTAAATCATGCCTTCCCGACCTCAATACAAGTTCATCAACGATTAACTTTGAAGATGTAGAATTTTCCTTTCGCATGGGCAAACAAACGTCTGCTGTCTTTGCCGTAGAAACCCAGCATTTATCAATTCAAGTTTATTTTAAAAAATATATCCCATCAGGCGCCACTAAAAGTAGCACGAAAATACTACTACTCGCCAAACCCGTTGATGGCATTAACCTTCGAGACATCGTTCCGCTCGTTGAAACCAACAACCTGCCCGACTTTTCAATAGATGCTTGTTTTGTTTGTGCAAGCACGCCCCTTACCGCGATAGAAATAGCGGAGTTATTCGCGTTAAAACCCGGCAACGACCAAACTCAGCCATTATTAGCCAATCTGGCAGACGGGCCACTGATCAGCACTTTCCCTAATGAACAATTGAGTTCAGGGGTGTCAATACTGGCCAATATCACCCTATCAGATAAACTCTTGCCGATTTACATCCCGCTCAACAACGATGCCTTTAAAGACGATAAGAAAGCTCAGGCTGCTAGCGAGGACAACACTGAAACACCAGAAGCGAAAAAAGCAGAAGCAGAAGCAGAAGCAGAAGCAGAAGCAGAAGCAGAAAAAAACAATCAGAATAACGCTACTGATAGCCAGGTAGAGCAAACCAGTAATAGCGGGAAAGTAAAGGGTAAAAGTCTAGGCCCCATTGCTTTAGAAGGATTAAACATCGGTTATAGCGATGGCCTCGTCAACCTGCATATGGATGGTAGTTTAAAGTTAGCCAGCTTTCAGTTGATCCTGCAACAACTGGTACTGAACCTCGATGTCAAACAGGTGATGGAGGGTAATATTAGGCAGGCACTCAGCTTTGACTTGGCCGGCCTAGAGTTTTATTTAAAAACAGCCAGCTTTTCATTGATGGGTGGGATGCTTCGTGAAAAAAATCCGGAAACCCAGCGTGATGAGTACTCTGGCCAGCTTGCCTTAACAACAAAAACGCTCTCCCTGAATGCTTTGGCTTTATATTCTGAACTCAGCGATGGCCAGAAGTCTCTATTTGCCTATCTTGCCGTTAATTATCCAATAGGCGGAGTCCCGGCCTTTTTTGTCGAAGGGATGGCCCTCGGCTTTGGCTATAACCGTGGCATTAAGCTACCCGCACTCGATCAAATACAAAATTTCCCACTCGTCTCTGTACTAAAAGACGGTACAAGTGTCGGAAAGACATTGGATGCTGATGAATTAGAAAAGCTCAAAACCCAATCAACAGCTTTAAGCGCCTACCTACCTGCGACCGCCGGCCAGAACATGATTGCCGCCGGCATCAAGTTCAACTCCTTTAAATTAGTCGACTCCGTCGCGGTGCTGATGGTCGAATTTGGCCAGCAGCTCGCCATACACTTGGTCGGCACCTCCAATATGCGACTGCCAGCAATTAAGGCCAATAAAAACCCCATCGCCAATATCGAGATGAACTACAGCGTCTCCTTCGAGCCCGATCGCGGCTGTTTAAGGCTGGAGTCCGTGCTGACCGATAACAGCTATGTGTTATCGAAAGACTGTAAGCTAACCGGTGGTTTTGCCTATTACTCCTGGTTTAAAGGCGAGCACGCCGGGGATTTTGTTGTTTCCATCGGTGGTTACCATCCCGATTATCAAAAGCCAGACCACTACCCTGATGTCCCTAGATTAGGCTTTCGCTGGCAAGTCAGCTCTGAACTATCGATGAAGGGCGGAATGTATGCCGCTTTAACACCGGCAATGATCATGGCCGGCGGTAATTTATCGGCTAGCTTCGATGCGGGCTGTGTATCAGCCTGGTTTGATACCAGCCTCGACTTTTTAATGACGTGGGAGCCCTTCCACTATGATGCCAAATTCCACATCAACCTGGGTGCAGAGATTGAAATTAGCTTTGGCTTCTTAGGTAGTAGAACGATCGGCGCAGAACTCGGTGCCGACCTGCACATATGGGGGCCTGAATTCGCAGGTGAGGCAGATATTAGCCTGTCCATATTCTCATTTAGCATCGAGTTTGGTAGTGATAGCGGCAAGACATCCACCATTAGCTGGAGCAGCTTCAAAGATAACTACATCCCAGTTTCTGCTGAGACAACGTTTGCTGAATTCAACATCACCGGTGGTCAGAGCAAAACAGTTAATGATGATGAGGGGGAATGGTTAGTCATTGACCCGGACGAGGCCACCATCGAGATCAATAGCCCGATCCCATTATATTCAATTAGCACAATTGAAAATAACAGTGAAAGCAGTCATCGCAAAGGTGAGACATTTTATCTCGGCCCAGTCGATGACAATCCTATGGTCAATAACTGGAGCATGGAGATTGAATGTAAGAACGAACAATCCATCGAGTTCACAATCGCTGACAGCCTAGATAAAAACTTTCCAAGCGCCACTTGGGGTAAAGCACAGGACCAGGACGAACTAATCAGTACCAACTCACTGACGAAACTAATGACCGGTGTGCGGCTTGTTGCAGCAACGAAACACAAACCAACGGTAACCGAAGCACTGGATGCCGATGACTTTAGTTATTCCGATGTTGACGAGGAGGATGCTGGCTGGCAGTGGGCAGAAGCGCTTGCCTGCCAGCCTAAAGAGAGAACAGAAGAAGATATTATTGAGGCTTTAACAAGTACCAATAATACCGTTCAACGACAAACTATTGCAGATTTCTTCGATCATGACACTGACATCGATTTAACCCTTTTACTGAACAAAGGGGTAGACGAAACATTTATTGGCTTACCAAAGGTGTATAGCGCTTAAACATAACGTCTTTGCCACTCACCCACTTTAGCCTTAACAGCCTGTTTCCGGCTAAGGCTAATGCTTAGGACCCTATTATGACAGACGACCAGCTACAGTTTATTGACTACAGAAAACCTAAGTTAGAGGCCGGTGATTACCGCTTTACAGTGACCCATCAATACGGTGATCCGGCGAGTAATTCACCAACCGAAAAAAAAGAAAGTAAAATCAATATACGCGCGACGGGCACAAGGGTCGATATTGCACAAGACGACATTTTTGCGCAGTTCCCGCACCCTGGCGATATTGGCGACTTCACCACGATCATGCCGCATATCTCCTTTAAAAAGGGCACTTTGCCCTGGTTAAGGTCAGCCTACCTTAACAAGGGTGATAACACTGATAACACCGCTGATAACGAACCTTGGCTGTATTTAATGGGCGTCAACCAACTTGACATTGACAATGGTAGAGCCACTTTTAACGACAACTGTTTATTAACAGCACTTGATAATGGTGCTTACTTCCCAAAAGCACAAAAACAACAGCTAGTTGACGACCTCTCTGTTACACAGCAGAGCGTTAAAACCGTTGATATTAAAAAATCGCTTTTTAGAAAGCTATTTTGTCGTGACGACAAAGACATTAGTTCAAACAAGGATCAAATAGAGTACTTAGCCCACATCAGGCGACGATGGCAACCACAAGCCACTGACACCCTAGGCGACCCCATCAATATTGACGTTGAAAAAGGCATCATCGACACGCTCAACGCCTCAGT
Above is a window of Sinobacterium caligoides DNA encoding:
- a CDS encoding amidohydrolase; protein product: MGLFKAVSAVFLATSLSSTVMALGSPLVGWGKAADTIYYGGDIVTMNEDQPTVQAVAVRAGKILDLGSGEEMLKHGRLYTRLVNLQGKTLLPGFIDAHGHVSMLGMQSETAPVLPAPDGSVNSIQALQDTLTEWVATEPEFLEKTGWIVGFGYDDSQLAERRHPVADELDEVSTELPVAIIHQSGHLASLNHRALEMVGYTKGVADPEGGVIRREADGVTPNGVLEEEAAESILTTLMGSTTDIAYLSGMVTKGAETFAENGFTTAQDGKTPVQLALLMSLSTLVTDLPIDITSYVDATQAAPLLTPKAHDTNYFRGFRIAGHKSSIDGSPQGKTAWLTEPYFVPPEGKDASYRGYPAITRAELDAATDAAYKNDLQLLVHANGDAAIDWMIDSFRLAEKKYGKKDLRPVLIHGQTLREDQIPALKELGIIPSLFTLHTFYWGDWHYESVLGPDRANYISPSRDVLDAGLKLTVHADSPVVLPSALRMIWSTVNRQTRSGRILGDDQRITPYEALQAITINAAYQYFEEDKKGSLEVGKLADLVVLSDNPLTVDPITIADIEVLETIKENKNVFSTGVLTSETVFELVTQKRDGIVAQEIINN
- a CDS encoding DUF6603 domain-containing protein, with amino-acid sequence MTNQNDKGLALAFWLPEGADSALAPELSIIRKDGDVIISGKISDDYLFPSLINSFEKDRGQTATTPKLDISSALAPMLEKINSSIEGVADLGDFNSFYSGFKSCLPDLNTSSSTINFEDVEFSFRMGKQTSAVFAVETQHLSIQVYFKKYIPSGATKSSTKILLLAKPVDGINLRDIVPLVETNNLPDFSIDACFVCASTPLTAIEIAELFALKPGNDQTQPLLANLADGPLISTFPNEQLSSGVSILANITLSDKLLPIYIPLNNDAFKDDKKAQAASEDNTETPEAKKAEAEAEAEAEAEAEKNNQNNATDSQVEQTSNSGKVKGKSLGPIALEGLNIGYSDGLVNLHMDGSLKLASFQLILQQLVLNLDVKQVMEGNIRQALSFDLAGLEFYLKTASFSLMGGMLREKNPETQRDEYSGQLALTTKTLSLNALALYSELSDGQKSLFAYLAVNYPIGGVPAFFVEGMALGFGYNRGIKLPALDQIQNFPLVSVLKDGTSVGKTLDADELEKLKTQSTALSAYLPATAGQNMIAAGIKFNSFKLVDSVAVLMVEFGQQLAIHLVGTSNMRLPAIKANKNPIANIEMNYSVSFEPDRGCLRLESVLTDNSYVLSKDCKLTGGFAYYSWFKGEHAGDFVVSIGGYHPDYQKPDHYPDVPRLGFRWQVSSELSMKGGMYAALTPAMIMAGGNLSASFDAGCVSAWFDTSLDFLMTWEPFHYDAKFHINLGAEIEISFGFLGSRTIGAELGADLHIWGPEFAGEADISLSIFSFSIEFGSDSGKTSTISWSSFKDNYIPVSAETTFAEFNITGGQSKTVNDDEGEWLVIDPDEATIEINSPIPLYSISTIENNSESSHRKGETFYLGPVDDNPMVNNWSMEIECKNEQSIEFTIADSLDKNFPSATWGKAQDQDELISTNSLTKLMTGVRLVAATKHKPTVTEALDADDFSYSDVDEEDAGWQWAEALACQPKERTEEDIIEALTSTNNTVQRQTIADFFDHDTDIDLTLLLNKGVDETFIGLPKVYSA
- the torT gene encoding TMAO reductase system periplasmic protein TorT, which gives rise to MKCPQIITMSLRSAIVALIGSVSVAEVVAAENWYPYDTEVWHSPFDIDSKRSLKPYSPLKSATKPWDICVSLPHVDDAYWLAINYGIVAESRRLGTKMHLLEAGGYSNLTRQIAQVEDCIDSDADAIVLGAISFEGLNDVIAKAKQHNIPVIDVANGVSSTKVTAKTLISISDLGLNTGRYLADRHPQGSKSVKVAWFPGPPGAGWVESADKGFISGLDGNRSIDVVETRYGDIDKKTQMKQIESVLANHPDLDYIVGTAVAAEASIQLLKEKKLSDQVKTVSYYYTPAVHQAIKRGEVLAATTDSTVIQGRVAIDQAVRILEGRSYDIHVAPKLFVVDAGNIGGLDETSMLAPVDFRATFRVNNK